The Pseudomonas sp. S06B 330 genome contains the following window.
ATATTGCTCAGGCAGCAGCCTTGGCAGCTTGCTTCAGCAGCTGGGCAACACGATCAGAAGGCTGTGCGCCAACGCTCAGCCAGTGAGCAACGCGGTCTTCTTTAACGGACAGACGAACTTCCTGACCACGAGCGATAGGGTTGAAGAAACCAACCTGCTCGATGTGCGAACCGGTAACCGGGTTACGCGAGTCGGTCACGGTCAGGGTGTAGAATGGGCGCTTTTTAGAGCCACCACGGGCAAGACGGATGGTTAGCATTGAACATCGTTCCTGTAGTCGGTGCTGCAAATCATAATGCACAGCGGGCACACGGGTGCCCGAAAGGCCGCATATTCTCAAGGAATATCCGGACTTTTGCAAATGCCTTTTTACCTGATGCAAAAAGGCCTGCCTGCTGATTTGCGAATAACGCTGCCTTATATAAGGCAACAGTGTCCCGCCAAGGGCGGGGGTTCGATCATCGGCGCACATTCGCGCCGACGATCCGAATAGGGTTACAGCTTGGGCATGCCGCCGCCGGGCATCATGCCACCCAGGCCGCGCATCATTTTTGCCATGCCGCCTTTGGCAGAAAACTTCTTCATCATCTTCTGCATCTGCTTGTGCTGTTTGATCAAACGACCGATGTCCTGCACCTGGGTGCCGGAACCCATGGCGATCCGGCGCTTACGCGAACCGCTGATCAGCTCAGGGTCGCGGCGCTCGGCCGGGGTCATGGAGTTGATGATCGCTTCCATCTGCTTGAACTGCTTCTCGGCTGCGCCCTGGGCATTGCCCATCTGCGCCAGATTGACTCCACCCATGTTGGGCAACTTGTCCATCAGGCCGCCGAGGCCGCCCATGTTCTTCATTTGCTGCAGCTGGTCACGGAAGTCTTCGAGGTCGAAACCCTTGCCCTTCTTCAGCTTCTTGGCCAGTTTGTCGGCCTTTTCCTTGTCGAGGGTCTGTTCGGCCTGCTCGATCAGGCTGAGCACGTCGCCCATGCCGAGGATTCGCGACGCAATACGGTCGGGGTGGAACGGTTCGAGCGCTTCGCTCTTTTCGCCCATACCGATGAACTTGATCGGCTTGCCGGTAATGGCGCGCACCGACAGCGCAGCACCGCCACGGGCGTCACCGTCGACCTTGGTCAGGATCACACCGGTCAGCGGCAGCGCATCACCAAACGCCTTGGCGGTGTTGGCGGCGTCCTGACCGGTCATGGCGTCAACCACGAACAGCGTCTCGATCGGCTTGACCGCGGCGTGCAGGTCTTTGATCTCGGCCATCATCTCGGCGTCGATATGCAAACGACCGGCGGTATCGACGATGACCACGTCGATGAATTTCAGTTTGGCTTCGCGGATCGCCGCTTCGGCAATCGCTACCGGCTTCTGGCTGATATCGGAAGGGAAGAAGGTAACGCCGATATCACTTGCCAGGGTTTCCAGCTGCTTGATTGCCGCCGGGCGGTAGACGTCAGCCGACACCACCATCACCGACTTCTTCTTGCGCTCTTTAAGGAAGCGCGCCAGCTTGCCGGCGGTGGTGGTCTTACCCGCACCCTGCAGACCGGCCATCAGCACCACGGCAGGTGGAGCAGCATTGAGCGCCAGGTCTTCGTTGGCCGCGCCCATCAGGCCTTCGAGTTCGGCCTGGACGATTTTCACGAACGCCTGACCTGGGGTCAGGCTGCGCGACACCTCGGTGCCGACCGCACGCTCTTTGATCTTGTTGACGAAATCCTTGACCACCGGCAGGGCGACGTCAGCCTCGAGCAACGCCATGCGCACTTCACGCAGGGTGTCTTTGATGTTGTCTTCGGTCAGCTTGGCCTTGCCGGTGACATGGCGCAGCGTCTGTGACAGACGGTCGGTCAGGTTTTCAAACATGGTGATCCTTTCAGGCTCTGTAGAACCGAGGTTTATCAGCTGCCTCTGGCGTATTCGACGGGCCTTGGGCAGGGGCAGATCGGCGATTATAACGAAGACTCGGGCTAGCGCACACCTTGCCGTCGGTTAGCAGTCTTCCTTGACAGGCGCGTTCTATGCCAAACTCAACTCTTTTCGGGCTTGCCTAACAGGACTTATGCTCCCTTTGTCACCCAGCTTGCTACCTAACCTGATCGCCGCCTGCTTGTACGCCGCCGCGACTCTCTATCACGGCTCCCGGCTGGCGCAAGGCGCCAAGGCCGACAAACGCCTGCTCGGACTGCTGGGGGCACTGGCGGTCATTGCCCAAGGCACTGCGCTGTGCTGGCAACTGCTTACGCCTTTGGGCCTGAGCCTGGACTTCTTCAGCGCCGCCAGCCTGATCGCCACGGCAGTGATTGCCCTGACCCTGCTGGCCTGCCTGCGCATTCCGGTGGAAAATCTCTTGCTGCTGCTGTTCCCGCTGGGCATGGCCACGGCGCTAATCGCGCAGTTCGCACCGTCAGGCACGGTGCCGCTGATCAACGAAGAGCCGGGCATTCTTGCGCATATCCTGCTGTCGATCCTGGCCTATGGGTTGTTCACCATTGCCGTGTTCCAGTCCTTGTTGTTGCTGGTGCAGGATCACCAGCTCAAGCACAAGCACCCTTCCGGTCTGATTCGCAACTTCCCGCCACTGCAGACCATGGAAAGCCTGTTGTTCGGCTTTCTCTGGACCGGCTGGGGACTGCTGTCGCTGTCGCTGATTTCCGGCTGGCTGTTCCTCGACAACCTGTTCGCCCAGCACCTGGTGCACAAAACCTTGCTCGCCTGCGTAGCCTGGGTGGTGTTCAGCGTGCTGCTGTGGGGCCGCACCCGCCTGGGCTGGCGCGGCCACAAGGCGATTCGCTGGACACTGGCCGGTTTTTGCCTGCTGATGCTGGCGTACTTCGGCAGCAAGCTGGTGCGCGAATTCATCCTGCACATCTGACGGGCACAGGTAAATGGACGCACTGCCGTTAGGCCCCTTGCTTGGTATTCTGGCACTGGCCCTGCTGTGGTCGGCGCTGTTCACCGCCGTAGACGCCGCCCAGCAACAGCTCAATGGGGTACGGCGTAACGGCCTCACCGATGAACACCCGGCACTGGCGGTCACCCCCCAGTCCTTGGTGCTGTGTTCCACCCTGGGCAAGTTGTTGGTGCTGGCACTGGCCTGCCTGCTGGGCCAGCGCTATAACGGCGAACAAGGCTTCTGGCTGGCCGGGCTTGGCGCTGCCGGCCTGGTGCTGGTGCTGGCCGAATACCTGCCGCGGCAACTGGCCCGACGCAACCCGCACACCTTCATTACCTTGGGCAACAGCCTGCTCAAAGCCCCATTGAAACTGCTCCAGCCGCTGGCCTGGCTACTCGATGGCTGCGCCCGGCTGCTACTGCACCCGTTCCGTATTCAGCCCCATGCCGTCACCCTGCACGAATTGGATGGCAGCGACGACGACATCGATGACCACCAGCTCGACCACCGCCTGAACCTACCGGAGAGCTTGCTGGCGCTGGACAAGATCACCGTCAATGACATTCTGGTACCGCGCAATGACATCGACGGGATCAACCTCGACGATTCGATCGAACAGATCATCGAACAACTGATCATCAGCCGCCACACCCGCTTGCCGGTCTATCACAGCGATATCAACCAGGTCGAAGCAATCCTCAACACCAAGCTGATCAGCCACCTGCTGCCCAAGGCCGAGCTGACTCGCGCAACGCTACAGGCAGCCTGTTACGACCCTTACTTTGTCCCGGAAAGCACGCCGTTGCAGTTGCAACTGCTGAACTTTCACAAGCAGCAGCGGCGCCTTGGCGTGGTGGTCGACGAATATGGTGAAGTGCTGGGCATCGTCACCCTGGAAGACATTCTCGAAGAGATCGTCGGCGAATTCGAAGACGAACACAGCCTCGATAATCCGCACATCCACCCCCAGGCCGACGGGCGCTTTGTCATTGAAGGCAACGTTTCGATTCGTGAGCTAAACCGCAGCCTCGGCTGGCACTTGCCTAGCGATGGGCCGAAGACCCTCAATGGCCTGGTCACCGAAGCACTGGAAAGCATCCCGGCCAGTGCGGTTTGCTTGAAAATCGGTCGCTATCGCCTGGAAATCCTCGAAACAGAGGACAATTGTGCCAGTCGGATACTGGTCTGGACCGTGACTCGCTAGCTATACTCGAGTCACGCTTACCCAGCCCAGCCGTCACGCCCGCTACCCGCACTCAGCGTTTCACGGCCAGTCCGCATCACTGAATACTGCGCGCACAACCTGCACTGTTTCACACCCCGAACATTGCCCGCGCCGCCCCTATCCCCAACGGGCGTATGCTCAGTCACGCGATCAACAACAATACGCTTCGGCGCCTGCTTGCTGATGCCTGCCTGTGCAGGACGGTAGCAACGCCCATGGAGCACTCGACTGTCAGGGATAATCGCATGACAACCAGCAGCACTTACGCCGAAACTGAACAGGCCAGCCCCGGCAATTCGCCAGCACGGGTGGCCACCGCCAGCTTTATCGGCACCGCCATTGAGTTCTACGACTTCTACGTCTACGCCACCGCCGCCGCACTGGTGATCGGCCCGGTGTTCTTCCCGCAGACCTCCGGTACTGCGCAGATGCTCTCGGCCTTTCTCACCTTCGGTATCGCCTTCCTCGCCCGGCCTCTGGGTTCGGCACTGTTCGGCCACTTCGGTGACCGGATCGGGCGCAAATCGACCCTGGTCGCCTCATTGTTGCTAATGGGGGTGTGTACCACACTGATCGGCGTGCTACCGGGCTATGACAGTATCGGCGCCTGGGCACCAATCCTGCTCTGCGTGCTCCGTTTCGGCCAAGGCCTTGGCCTTGGCGGTGAATGGGGCGGCGCGGCGTTGCTGGCCACCGAAAACGCCCCCAAGGGCAAACGCGCCTGGTTCGGCATGTTCCCGCAATTGGGCCCTTCGATCGGTTTTCTCGCTGCCAATGGCCTGTTCCTGACCCTGGCCATGTTGCTCAGCGATGAGCAGTTCCGCGACTGGGGCTGGCGCATACCGTTCCTGCTCAGCGCTGCACTGGTGATTGTCGGCCTGTATGTACGCCTCAAGCTTGAAGAGACCCCAGTCTTCGCCAAAGCTATGGCCCGCCACGAGCGGGTAAAAATGCCAGTGGTCGAACTCTTCTCGCAGTACTGGATGCCGGTATTGCTGGGCGCCGCCGCGATGGTGGTGTGCTACGCGCTGTTCTACATCTCCACGGTGTTTTCGCTCAGCTATGGTGTATCGACCCTGGGTTACAGCCGTGAAACCTTCCTCGGCCTGCTGTGCTTCGCAGTACTATTCATGGCGTTGGCCACGCCACTCTCGGCCTGGCTCAGCGACCGCTACGGGCGCAAACCGGTGCTGATTGTGGGCGCGGTATTGGCGATTCTCTCGGGGTTCACCATGCAGCCCCTGCTGACCTCAGGCTCGACGATAGGCGTGGCGCTGTTTCTGGCCATTGAGCTGTTTTTGATGGGCGTGACCTTTGCCCCGATGGGCGCGCTGTTGCCAGAGCTGTTTCCGACCCACGTACGTTACACCGGCGCGTCCGCGGCCTATAACCTGGGCGGCATTGTCGGGGCTTCGGCGGCGCCGTTCTTTGCCCAGAAACTGGTGGCGATGGGAGGCTTGAGCTGGGTGGGCGGCTATGTCTCGGCGGCGGCTTTGCTAAGCCTGATTGCCGTGCTTTGCCTGAAAGAGACCCGTCATTCGGAGCTTTGAAAAAACGGGGCTGCCCTGCAGCCCTTTCGCTGGCAGGGCCAGCTCCCATAGGGGCTCTGACACCCTGCCACTGTGGGAGCCGGCCTTGCCGGCGATGGCAATACAACCGCGTTAGAACTCTACCTTGACCGCCTGCGAGGCACGTGTCGCCTTGGCCCGCGCGGCCTCGATCGACTCATCACGCGCCAGGCATACCCCCATGCGCCGCTGACCATTGACCTCCGGCTTGCCGAACAGGCGAATCGCGGTATCCGGCTCGCTCAAGGCGGCGCCCAGATTGGCGAAGGCGGTTTGCTGCGACTGGCCTTCGACCAGGATCACCGCCGAAGCGGACGGACCGAACTGGCGGATCAGCGGGATCGGTAGGCCAAGAATGGCCCGCGCATGCAGAGCGAACTGCGACAGGTCCTGCGAAATCAGGGTAACCAGACCGGTATCATGTGGACGCGGCGAGACTTCACTGAACCACACCTGATCACCCTTGACGAACAACTCCACGCCAAACAGGCCACGCCCACCCAAGGCTTCAGTGACCGCCTTGGCTACGCGCTCAGACTCCGCCAGGGCTACCGGGCTCATGGCCTGCGGCTGCCAGGACTCCTGGTAATCACCCTTCTCCTGACGATGCCCGACTGGCGCGCAGAAAGTAGTGCCGCCGACATGACGAACGGTCAACAGGGTGATTTCGTAGTCGAAATCAATGAAACCCTCGATGATCACCCGACCTTTGCCTGCACGCCCGCCTTCTTGTGCATAGTCCCAGGCTTGCTGTACATCGTCAGCACTGCGCAGCAGGCTCTGGCCCTTGCCCGAGGAACTCATCACCGGCTTGACTACACAGGGGAAGCCGAGGTCGTCGACCGCGTTGCTGTACTCCTCGAAAGTGTCGGCAAAGTGATACGGCGACGTTGGCAGGTCCAGCTCTTCGGCAGCCAGACGCCGAATGCCTTCACGGTTCATGGTCAACTGCGCGGCACGCGCCGTTGGCACCACGGTGAAGCCTTCGTTTTCCAGCTCGACCAGGGTCGCAGTGGCGATGGCCTCGATCTCCGGCACGATGTAGTGCGGTTTCTCAGCTTCGATCACTGCCCGCAAGGCAGCGCCGTCGAGCATGTTGATCACATGACTGCGATGGGCAACTTGCATGGCCGGGGCATTGGCGTAACGGTCCACGGCAATCACTTCAACGCCCAGGCGCTGCAGCTCGATCACCACTTCCTTGCCCAACTCGCCACAGCCACAGAGCAGTACGCGGGTCGCTGTTGGCGACAATGGGGTTCCGATACGGGTCATTTCAGGTCCTCAGAGGGAAGGAATCCAGGGCCGCCCCGTGCACGGTGCAACCCGGTGAAAAGGAGCGCCATTTTACATGAACCGAGCCTTTGGGCCTCAGCCGGTGATGGCACGCTTACGCAGACGCCAGGCCATGATCAACCAGACGGCCGTCACCCCGGCGAACTTGGAGGCCAGGGCCGTGCCCACCACGGCGGGGGTCAAGGCACCGATCATGCCAAAGAATATGAAGGTATCAATAGGGATGCTCAGCGCCGAGCTCAACCACAGACGGTCGTGAAGTGGCCGCTTGGTGATACTGAACACCAGCCAGTCAATCAGCTCCGAGACCGCGAATGCTGTGGCACTTGCCAGGGCTATGGCTGGCTCGGAGGTGATATATGAAAGCGCCAGCGCCGCCAGCATGGCGACCAGTGCCCCATGGCCATAGCGGGTCTGCACCATGTCACGGAGGATGAACACCAGGCCACCCCAGGCAGACCAGATAACGTCCAGGTGGGGGGCACTGGAGAAGGCGTAGTTGATCAGCACAACGCTGCTGATGTAGGCAATCAGAAAAGGCATGGAATTGACCGCTGGGCAAGCCTTACAGGGTACTTCAGCGACCGCCTGTGGCCAAGCGCCAGATCAACCGACGCTGAAGATCAGACCTGCCGCCACGGCCCGCTCGTGACACAGTTTCAGCACCTGGCGGCGCTCGCTGTTGTCCATCCGGCCCCAGCGGGTGATTTCTGCGGCACTGCGCTGACAGCCGGTGCAAATGTCAGCCTCATCCAACGCGCAGATATGCACGCAGGGCGAAGCGACCGGACGCTCATTGCTGCTCATCAGTCCTCCTGCGGGGCAAGATCGCGGGCATAGCGCTCGGCGTTATGCACGTAATGCGCGGCACTGGCCTCGAGCATTTTCTTCTGCGCCTCGGTCAGTTCACGCACGACCTTGCCTGGCGAGCCCATCACCAGAGAACCGTCAGGGATCTCCTTGCCCTCGGGAATCAGCGCGTTGGCGCCGATGATGCAGTACTTACCGATACGCGCACCGTTGAGGATCACCGCATTGATACCGACGAGGCTGTAGTCATCGATGCTGCAGCCATGAAGCATGGCGTTATGACCGATCGTCACGCCCTTGCCCAAGGTCAGCGGCGAGCCCATATCGGTGTGCATCACGGTACCGTCCTGGACGTTGCTGTTCTCGCCGATGTCGATCAGTTCGTTGTCACCACGCAACACCGCGCCGAACCAGACACTGGCCCCTGCCTGCAGGCGGACCTTGCCGATCAGTGTGGCAGTGGGCGCCGCCCAGCTGCGTGGATGGGTTTCGACCCGCAGGTCGCCCAGACGGTATTTCATGCGTGGTTCCTCACGGTACGACAAGGGTGGCGGGTGTGCCCGCTCAAATTGGAATGAAGCGCTCAGGCGGTTTATGCAGATTGATATCGGCATCGTAAAGCAAGTTGACCAGCTCGACGATCATGATCGCCGACAGCCCCCAG
Protein-coding sequences here:
- the purT gene encoding formate-dependent phosphoribosylglycinamide formyltransferase encodes the protein MTRIGTPLSPTATRVLLCGCGELGKEVVIELQRLGVEVIAVDRYANAPAMQVAHRSHVINMLDGAALRAVIEAEKPHYIVPEIEAIATATLVELENEGFTVVPTARAAQLTMNREGIRRLAAEELDLPTSPYHFADTFEEYSNAVDDLGFPCVVKPVMSSSGKGQSLLRSADDVQQAWDYAQEGGRAGKGRVIIEGFIDFDYEITLLTVRHVGGTTFCAPVGHRQEKGDYQESWQPQAMSPVALAESERVAKAVTEALGGRGLFGVELFVKGDQVWFSEVSPRPHDTGLVTLISQDLSQFALHARAILGLPIPLIRQFGPSASAVILVEGQSQQTAFANLGAALSEPDTAIRLFGKPEVNGQRRMGVCLARDESIEAARAKATRASQAVKVEF
- a CDS encoding VUT family protein, whose protein sequence is MPFLIAYISSVVLINYAFSSAPHLDVIWSAWGGLVFILRDMVQTRYGHGALVAMLAALALSYITSEPAIALASATAFAVSELIDWLVFSITKRPLHDRLWLSSALSIPIDTFIFFGMIGALTPAVVGTALASKFAGVTAVWLIMAWRLRKRAITG
- a CDS encoding transporter associated domain-containing protein, with amino-acid sequence MDALPLGPLLGILALALLWSALFTAVDAAQQQLNGVRRNGLTDEHPALAVTPQSLVLCSTLGKLLVLALACLLGQRYNGEQGFWLAGLGAAGLVLVLAEYLPRQLARRNPHTFITLGNSLLKAPLKLLQPLAWLLDGCARLLLHPFRIQPHAVTLHELDGSDDDIDDHQLDHRLNLPESLLALDKITVNDILVPRNDIDGINLDDSIEQIIEQLIISRHTRLPVYHSDINQVEAILNTKLISHLLPKAELTRATLQAACYDPYFVPESTPLQLQLLNFHKQQRRLGVVVDEYGEVLGIVTLEDILEEIVGEFEDEHSLDNPHIHPQADGRFVIEGNVSIRELNRSLGWHLPSDGPKTLNGLVTEALESIPASAVCLKIGRYRLEILETEDNCASRILVWTVTR
- a CDS encoding cytochrome C assembly family protein, which produces MLPLSPSLLPNLIAACLYAAATLYHGSRLAQGAKADKRLLGLLGALAVIAQGTALCWQLLTPLGLSLDFFSAASLIATAVIALTLLACLRIPVENLLLLLFPLGMATALIAQFAPSGTVPLINEEPGILAHILLSILAYGLFTIAVFQSLLLLVQDHQLKHKHPSGLIRNFPPLQTMESLLFGFLWTGWGLLSLSLISGWLFLDNLFAQHLVHKTLLACVAWVVFSVLLWGRTRLGWRGHKAIRWTLAGFCLLMLAYFGSKLVREFILHI
- the rpsP gene encoding 30S ribosomal protein S16; the protein is MLTIRLARGGSKKRPFYTLTVTDSRNPVTGSHIEQVGFFNPIARGQEVRLSVKEDRVAHWLSVGAQPSDRVAQLLKQAAKAAA
- a CDS encoding gamma carbonic anhydrase family protein, which produces MKYRLGDLRVETHPRSWAAPTATLIGKVRLQAGASVWFGAVLRGDNELIDIGENSNVQDGTVMHTDMGSPLTLGKGVTIGHNAMLHGCSIDDYSLVGINAVILNGARIGKYCIIGANALIPEGKEIPDGSLVMGSPGKVVRELTEAQKKMLEASAAHYVHNAERYARDLAPQED
- the ffh gene encoding signal recognition particle protein, whose product is MFENLTDRLSQTLRHVTGKAKLTEDNIKDTLREVRMALLEADVALPVVKDFVNKIKERAVGTEVSRSLTPGQAFVKIVQAELEGLMGAANEDLALNAAPPAVVLMAGLQGAGKTTTAGKLARFLKERKKKSVMVVSADVYRPAAIKQLETLASDIGVTFFPSDISQKPVAIAEAAIREAKLKFIDVVIVDTAGRLHIDAEMMAEIKDLHAAVKPIETLFVVDAMTGQDAANTAKAFGDALPLTGVILTKVDGDARGGAALSVRAITGKPIKFIGMGEKSEALEPFHPDRIASRILGMGDVLSLIEQAEQTLDKEKADKLAKKLKKGKGFDLEDFRDQLQQMKNMGGLGGLMDKLPNMGGVNLAQMGNAQGAAEKQFKQMEAIINSMTPAERRDPELISGSRKRRIAMGSGTQVQDIGRLIKQHKQMQKMMKKFSAKGGMAKMMRGLGGMMPGGGMPKL
- a CDS encoding MFS transporter, translated to MTTSSTYAETEQASPGNSPARVATASFIGTAIEFYDFYVYATAAALVIGPVFFPQTSGTAQMLSAFLTFGIAFLARPLGSALFGHFGDRIGRKSTLVASLLLMGVCTTLIGVLPGYDSIGAWAPILLCVLRFGQGLGLGGEWGGAALLATENAPKGKRAWFGMFPQLGPSIGFLAANGLFLTLAMLLSDEQFRDWGWRIPFLLSAALVIVGLYVRLKLEETPVFAKAMARHERVKMPVVELFSQYWMPVLLGAAAMVVCYALFYISTVFSLSYGVSTLGYSRETFLGLLCFAVLFMALATPLSAWLSDRYGRKPVLIVGAVLAILSGFTMQPLLTSGSTIGVALFLAIELFLMGVTFAPMGALLPELFPTHVRYTGASAAYNLGGIVGASAAPFFAQKLVAMGGLSWVGGYVSAAALLSLIAVLCLKETRHSEL
- a CDS encoding DUF1289 domain-containing protein, which codes for MSSNERPVASPCVHICALDEADICTGCQRSAAEITRWGRMDNSERRQVLKLCHERAVAAGLIFSVG